The DNA window GAGTTCACACCCCTGGACCTCATCCTTGGAAGGAAAAAGTCCCTTGCCTAAGACCACCACGCCAGCCTCAGCCTGTTCagtctcctcttcttccctgaCGGCACTAGATTATATCCCTGCAGGCTTAGATTATATTTTGGAAAGATCACCCTGGAGGTAGAAGGGAAGCAGGAGGACAGCTTTAGAATTTCTGGTATTCGGAAGGCCAGTCGGGGGCACCGGCTGGTTGTTGGGAGGGGGCACGTGCTCAGGGACTGTCTCAGAGCAGTAGTTGTTCCGTGTCAGCCCAAAGATTTAGAAAATCTCATTTGTCCACATCGAAAGTCAAGGTGTGGTGGGCTGATGAATGTAACGGAAGGCGGGCTCGGGGCCAGGAGGCGTCGGGGTGGGCTGTGGAGTAAGTCGAGAGATCCTCCGGGACCACACTAAggtggagacagaagagaaggaacaggTCAGGGGGCAGAATCTCAAAGCCGTGCTGAACACGCAGACGTGGGCGGTGACGGAGAGGGGTCTAGGCAGTCCCAGGTGCTGGCAGGGCGGTGTGGTGCGCGGTGGGGCCAGCCGCTGCTGGGGGTGGGCGGAGAGGACCTGCCACCAGGTAAGGGGAGGCCCGAGATCGAGTCCCGCTTCTGATTTCACACCTTGTGCTCATCCGTTTGTTCAGTATGTGAGCAGTGAGCCGCCCGCCTGCCCCgcgtcccttcctccctccctccccagccagaTTTGTCTTAACCTCTTTTTCCGGATGAAACCCGAGTCGGCCAGTTTGCCCAAGGGAATACAACGCAGAGCTGGGCTCTGGGTCTCCCTGGCTCCCGAGTGTGGGCCTCTCTCACTAGGCGGCACTGCCGGTGACCCCCGAagctgtgtggggagggggccgaggGATGTGGGGGGCAGCCTCAGTCTGAACCTGGTGGCGCAGTGGATGCTGACGGAGGGTGGGCGTGTGTGTCTGCCTGTGCTGTGGTCGTGTGGCTTTGTGGAGCTCCGTGTGGCCAGTCAGCCGGGGCCCCGGGTGCCCTGGGGCGTGAAGGGATGGGGTGAGGAGGCTGCTGACCTTGCTGCCTGGCTGGGCTGGACTCTGGCCACCCTAAGGCGCTTAGGCCGTTGATAATAGCCCCGAGGGATTAGGGGCTTTGGTAGGCGAGGTCTGGGTCCCTGCTTGGGCCCCAAACACTACTGAGGTTTCCAGGGCCAGTGCTGTGGCGGGAGGGGTCCTCCAGGAGCCATACGTTGCCCCTCCGAAGCGCCCAGAGCTGGGGCAGATCCTGTAAGACTCACGAGGAGACTAAGTGtggctcttaattttttttttttttaatgtatatgtatttttgagagagacagagacagaatgcgagtgggttaggggcggagagagggagacacagaatgctccaggctccgagctgtaagcatagagcccgacgcggggctcgaactcacgaactgcgagattatgagccgagcccaagttggacgcttaactgactgagccacccaggcgcccctaagtgtgGCTCTTAAACCGCCCTTCTCCCAACGGTCCTTGAAGCCAGCTGCAGTTCAGTAGGATGTCTTGTGCACCTGCTACCactctgggtttttctttgtctAAACTGGATCTCAGCTGCTAAAAGGCAGGAGTGATCCGGGGCTGAATGGAGGGATCTGCCCTCGGTGACCCCAGCCCCACCCGTGTCTCTCCGGTCCCCACTGGATCACGGTGACTGGAGGAGACAGGGCCTCGTTCTTGACCTCTGAGAGTAACCAGCGTGACCAGGGTTTGGGGCTCCTCCCCCAGGGCGAGTCCGGCTGCAGAAGGGGGCATCTCTCCGGATTGAGGGGCTCCGAGCGGAAGACCAGGGCTGGTACGAGTGCCGAGTGCTCTTCCTGGACAAGCACAGCCCTGAGGACGACTCTGTTAACGGCTCCTGGGTGCACCTTACAGTCAATTGTATGAAcctgggggcgggtgggggggggggccgcaTGATGAGGACCTTTGAGGGGGGTGGTTCCGGGGCCCCACCCTCGCTGACACTCCTATTTGCTGGCTCACTGTCTGCATCTTGCCCCTCCCACCGCCACGCCTGCCCTCCAGTGTTGGAACTTCCTCTGTCTTCCCCGTCCCTGCGCCTCTGGCCGGGAGAGGGGAATGGGTAGGGGGCTGCCGGGCCCTGAGCGAAACACGGCTCACGTGTTGAGACGGcgttttgttttctcaaaacaCCTTTTCACCCAGGACCTCATGAATTCTCTGTCAAccctaagaaggaaggaaggtcagaTCCCTCCCctttcacagatggggagactggaTCCTGCCGCTGCTTAGGGGCAGAGCGGAGTCTGGACCCAGGCCTCCGGACCCCCAGAGCAGTGCCAGGGGCCACTAGCTCTCCCCCGGCTCTGACACCCCTCCTGTGCACAGCCCCAGTTGCTAAGTCTGCAGGCCAGTGTGGGGATGGGCTGGTGCCACCCTCACTTGGCCTGAGCTCAGCAGGCAGGGTGGCCCTGGGCTGGGGACTCCCGAGCAGTGGGGCCGGCCGGTGGGCTGAGGCCTGCAGCCCTGACTGGTGTCCCTGCTCTTTGGACTGAGAGCCCCTCTGGCATCCCCTGATGCCTCTCTCTCCGCAGCACCCCCTCAATTCCTGGAGACCCCTCCCCAGGTGCTGGAAGTTCAGGAACTGGAGCCTGTGACCCTGCGTTGTGTGGCCCGTGGCAGCCCACAGCCTCATGTGACTTGGAAGCTCCGAGGACAGGATCttggccagggccagggccaggtgcAAGTGAGTCCCGGGGCTGGGCTAAGTGGGCCTGATAGGGTGTGAGGGGGAGGCTTGGGGGCGGGGCTAGAGGCCCAGGGGCCAAAGACCGAGCTGGGAGACTGGCCAGGGAGGGACGCCTCACTGGCTTCCTGAGCCTGGGGTGCTGCTGCCCTCTGCCGGCCAGGCTCGGAAGTGCAGGGTCTGAGGCccgcgggagggagggagggaaggggaggcagggggcggggggggggggggggggggggggacaggaggaACCTTCCTCATCCCCTCCTACCCTAGGTGCAGAATGGGACGCTGTGGATCCGGCGGGTGGAACGCCGCAGCTCTGGGGTCTACACCTGTCAAGCCTCCAGCACCGAGGGCAGTGCCTCCCACGCCACCCAGCTGCTGGTGCTAGGTGCTCTGGTGGGGGTGCTGCGGGCCGGAACTAGCGACCTGTATGGGGGGGCTCTGACCTGTGGCTGGGGGTGCACGTAGCAGGAGAGGACACAGGGGCgtggagagaaagggagctaCCAATGCAGGCTGGTGCTCTAaaaccacatctctctctctctctctctccattttttaatgttgtatttagttttgagagagttcaggcaggggaggggcagagagaggggaacagagaatccgaagtgagctcagtgctgacagcagtgagccagatggggggctcgaactccccaaccgtgagatcaccacctgagccgaagtcggacgcttaaccttctgagccacccaggggcccctctaaAAACCAGCATCTTAGTTTTAAAAGGAGCAGTGAATGGACGAGTAGATATTTAGGGCCCAGCAGTGTGGTGTgtaaccccccccctccccccaggttcTCATCTATATATAAAGAGGTTCATATCTACATTTTAGGACTAGGTTAAGAATTTAATCAGGTTCAGTTGAGTACAGTGATCAGCACTTAGTAACTCCTGTCCGAGACCTTCCGTCTAGAAGGAAAGCTAAGAGACGGCCTGGACTCTGCCTTCAGAGAGCCTCTTCTAAAGGGAAGGCAGATGAGTTAGTGAAGTGTCACTTTTCCCTGGTTCTGTGGAAAGGCAGCGCTGAGGAACTGTTAAGGGCCAAGCCCGCCAGGGTCAGGAAGGCCTGAACGAGTCTTGCCTACCCTGCTAACTTTGGGCCctcacttctctctgcctctcggcCTCCACTGCTTCATCCGTGGAGACAGTAATTCCTGGCACCGAAGtctcttgtgaggattaaaagaaatgGTGCAGGGAGGTGCTCAGCGGAGCGCCCCGCGTGTCTGTTGTGTTCTATAGGCCCTCCGGCCCGGATCGTCACCTCCTATTCCCGACGACCCAGGCAGCGGAGcccggggaggggagagagcagtGGGGCGGTAGAAGGGAGAGACGGATTTGCAGGGATGACGCGGCCTGGCCAGATGCTATGGGAAGAGTGTTCCAGACCGGGGTTCGGAGAGCAAAGGCGGTGCAGCCAGCCCGGGGCACGACACACTCACCCTGAGCTGAAAGGGTTCTTAAGGGTTGGCGAATGAAAAGATGGTTGGCCGGGCCGGGAGGGGTTGGATCCCGAGTGCCCACGAGGCTGGATCGAGAAGTTCGAGCTTGATGTGGTGGGAGCCAGGAGTTGTGAGttcttgaaaaaaagatttttttaatgtttatttatttcggagacagagagagagcatgggtgggggaggagcagagagagagggagacacagaatcccaagcgggctccaggctccgagctgccagcacacagcccgatatggggctcgaactctcaaaccgtgagatcatgacctaagccaaagtcggtcgctcaaccgactgagccacccaggcgccccaggagttgtGAGTTCTTGAACAGAAGCGTTGTGTTCTGGCCAAAGGGGGTGTCTCTGTGCGAATGGCCGCTGGAGTGGCCAGACCGGGGAGCCTCGGTCGGGGATCGTGCTGTATCCACTGGTGAGGTGTTGGGCACCTGCATTAGGGTAGGACACGTGGAGGTGATTTAGCAGGCGACAGCGGAGGGAGGTAAAGGGTAAATGAGCAGAGAGTgagcctgcctccccctccccaacataCACGCACACGCAGGTTCTAGGCGGGGGAGTCCGGGTGAATTGGGTTGTCCCTGGTGGGAAGGGGATCTGgtctggggaagagaaggaacttGCGTTAGGTACAGGGGTTAGGGCTGTTTCAGTTCCCCTATTCCAGAGGGCAGATGGCAGGAAGAACTGTAGAGGGGAcctcagggctgaagcctctctcTTCCCATGTGCTCCCCCACAGGCCCCCCGGTCATCGTGGTGCCCCCCAAGAACAGCACGGTCAATGCCTCCCAGGATGTTTCCTTGGCCTGCCGGGCTGAGGCGTACCCCACCAACCTCACTTATAGCTGGTTCCAGGACAGCGTCAACGTGTTCCACGTTAggtggggcttgggggtgggcgggggaccCGTGGGCAGCCTTGGAGGAGTCCCCCGGCTCAGCGAGCCTGGACCCCTGCCCACACGTGCCACATTGCAGCCGCCTGCAGCCCCGAGTGCGGATCCTGGTAGACGGGAGCCTGCGGCTGCTGGCCGCCCAGCCGGACGATGCGGGCCGCTACACCTGCGTGCCCAGCAACGGCCTCCGGCGCCCGCCCTCGGCCTCTGCCTACCTCACTGTGCTCTGTAAGCCTCACCCGGCTCCCTCCCCAAGCCTGCTCCCTCCCCCTGGGCCAGGCCAAGTTCCTGCCCCACAGCCTGCCACTGCTTCCCCCACCAGACCCAGCGCAGGTGACAGTGATGCCTCCTGAGACCCCCCTGCCCGTAGGCATGCGGGGGGTGATCCGGTGCCCGGTCCGCGCCAACCCCCCACTGCTCTTCGTCAGCTGGACCAAGGATGGGCAGGCCCTGCAGCTGGATAAGGTACAGACCTCTGGGCGGGGGGAAGGAAGGGTGTGGCTTGGTGTGATCCTGGGCAGGCCAGCTGGGGTGGAGTTAGCTCAGTGTAATTCAAGTCAGTGACTAGGGATACACCCCTTCCCGGGGGGGCTGTGTGGGGGCGTTTGTGGAGGAGCACAGCATCCATCCTGAAGGAGGGCACAGCCTAGAAGGGGTAGGACAGAGCACAGACACTCTGCTGGAAGGCCAGGGCTCATTGAGGACAGATCAGCAACAACTTCTGGGACCTTGGTGAtgggccttgggggggggggggtggacagacaTTTGGAGCAGGAACCAGGGCCCCGAGGCAGGAAACGGTACCTCGCGTGTGGGGTGTGACGAGTCCTCGAGTTTGGGGGGAGCCACATGCCCGTGGGTACACGGTGCTGCAGAGAAACAGTTTGGGGCCAAGAGGGGGAAGCGTGGGTACCAAGTGAATATTACGTTCTTACAAGCAGTTGGGGTCTTTGTCCGCCCTCGTGGGCGACCACCACATCTTTTAGTCCTAGTGTCCCCGTCCCCGGGGGCTTCTGCGATACGAGGACTGGATACGTTTTTGTTGGAAGTTACAAAAAAAAGTCTGCAGCTGTTGAGCAGTGGTGCTACAGCATCGGAGCTGTGAGCGGGAGTTGAGTCTGTCGGGTGGATGGAGGGCAGAGTGGACACAGGGAGAGGGGTTCAGAGGCTGCGAAGTGGTCCAAGTGAGAGGTGAGGGGGTCCTGGGCGTGGACGGGCTTCATGCCTAGATggaggccttcctggaggagagaTCTGGTGAGCAATTCGATGGGGGAGTGAGGAGTCCGGGTTAGTGGGGACAGTGGGGCCCTTGACAAACAACAGggaaggcagggaaaggaaaggatttGGAGTGGAAGATGCTTTCATTACCGGGGTGCCGGACACCCCGGCAGGCAGGGCTCAGCTCCAGGGGGTGCCGCTGGAAAGAGAAGCATAGGCCTGGAGTTCAGCAGGGGTCAGGCCTGGAGGAGGAGTCCTCTGCAGGGATGtggccttctccttcctccccagcctctgCTGAACCGCTTTCACTTCCCCGCAGCTCCCTGGCTGGTCCCAGGGCCCCGAGGGCTCCCTGATCATCGCCCTGGGGAACGAGGATGCCCTGGGAGAATACTCCTGCACCCCCTACAACAGTCTCGGTACTGCAGGGCCCTCCCCGGTGACCCGCGTGCTGCTCAAGGTGAGGGTGGCTGCGGGCGCCCTGGCGAGGGGGGCAGAGCAGTCACTTCGGAGTCCAACGGTGGCGGCGGCAgctgtcaggctccgtgctggcgaTTTCTGTAGAGGTGGTGCTGGCGAGGTGGGGTGTGAGGGGCGCGTACGTCCCCAAAGTAAGATACCTGCCTGCCCAACTCGCTAACCTTGGCCTCGAGGAAAAGGGGGGtgaagcagaggagagggtgaAGGGTGTTCTGGGGAGGTGTGTGCCCCCCAGAGAGGCCTCCCAGACCCCCATTTCCCTCCAGCCCCGCCGGGGAGCAGAGACAACAGGTAGGGAGACCCTGGGAGATGGGGTGTGATGGGAGCCCCAGAGAGGGGAGCGGCCCTTAGACGGCAGTGCGGGAGGCCCCTCCCAATGCCAGATCTGGCTTGCAGGCTCCCCCAGCTTTTCTAGAACGACCTAAGGAAGAATATTTCCAAGAAGTAGGGCGGGAGCTACTCATCCCCTGCTCTGCCCAGGGAGACCCCCCTCCTGCTATCTCTTGGGCCAAGGTAAGGCTCCTAGCCCCGCTCTGCCCATGCGCACACGCTCTGCAcgcctgcctctccctgcccctcgtCATTCTGCGGGAAGGAGGGAGCCATcggaggcagggtggggaggacGCTGGAGCTGCCCTCGGTGAGGGGTGGCCGCATGTGTCCTCAGGGCTGACCAGTGGTTCCGTAGGTGGGCCGGGGGCCGCAGGGCCAGGCCCAGGTGGGCAGCAACAGTAGCCTCATCCTGCGACCGCTGACCAAGGAGGCCCATGGGCGCTGGGAGTGCACCGCTAGCAATGCTGTGGCCCGAGTGGCCGCCTCCACACATGTCTACGTGCTGGGTTAGTGGCTGGAGAGCAGGCTGGGGGCCAGAGGAACCCATGTGGGACAGGGGATGGGAGAATCATTTGTGGAGGTCCACatggggatggggggcagggggccttGGGATGATGGGTTGGAGGTCAGAGGCCCTGGGAACCCTCCTTAGCTCTTTACCTgaccagcctcccctccccccccgacTCAATTCCCCCTCCCCAGGCACCAGCCCACACGTTGTCACCAATGTGTCCGTGGTGCCTTTGCCCAAGGGTGCCAATGTCTCCTGGGAGCCCGGCTTTGATGGTGGCTATCTGCAGAGATTCAGTGTCTGGTATACCCCACTGTGAGTGATCTGCCGTTCCTGTCCCCCCACCCGATTCCCTCtggccctctgcccttcctcccacccttccaTCCCAGCCCCGCCCTAACTCTGCTGCCCTGTTTCCAGGGGGATCTTTGATGTTCAGGGCCCAGGTCCCGAGATCCTGGACggctgaggggaggggacaggtcgGTCTCTGGACTCCAGAGCTTCCTGACCCTCCTAGTAACGAAGTTCCCCCGTTTCCTCATGTCCTCCAGGGCCAAGCGTCCTGACCGAACCCACCACGACTGGGTGTCGCTGGCAGTGCCAGTGGGGGCTGCTTACCTCCTGGTGCTGGGGCTGCAGCCCCATATCCAGTACCAGTTCAGCGTCCTAGCTCAGAACAAGCTGGGGAGTGGGCCCTTCAGTGAGATCGTCTTGTCTGCCCCCGAGGGTGAGagatctccccccgccccaacgCCAGCATCTGACCGGATGGGATAGGACTGATAGGGAAAACCTGGATTTGGCACGacctgggtgggagggggcagaggagccgGGCAGCTTGCGGTCCACAGGGGTTTATGGAACGTGATTCGGGGGTGTCTTTAGGGGCTTTGGGAGAATGGCTGAGCGTGGAGTTGGGGGCGGGGAACAGAGGGGTTGGCATGTTGTGGAAGGGTCCTGGGAGCCCCATCTCATGCCTGTCTGCCCTGCTTAGGGCTTCCCACCACGCCAGCTGCCCCCAGTCTTCCGCCCACTGAGATGTCACCTGCCCTGTCACCTCCCCGAGGCCTGGTGGCAGTGAGGACACCCCGGGGGGTGCTCCTGCATTGGGATCCCCCAGAACTGGTCCCTAAAACACTGGATGGCTATGTCCTGGAGGGGCGGCAAGGCTCCCAGGGCTGGGAGGTGCTAGACCGGGCCGTGGCAGGCACAGAAATGCAGCTGCTGGTACCTGGACTCATCAAGGTATGTGTGCGAGGCAGGCACCGGGAGGTTCCTCCCCGCGGTGCTCCGGGCCCCGGCTCCGTTCCCCAAACCTGGGCTTCTCACCCTCCCTTCCCAACTGCACGGTCTTTCTGGACAGAGCTGGGGTGGGCGGTGCTGGGTCCTGACCCCCTCCccggacccccacccccaggacgtTCTGTACGAGTTCCGCCTCGTGGCCCTCGCAGGCAGCTATGTCAGCGATCCGAGCAACACGGCCAACGTGTCCACTTCCGGTGAGAACCCGGCGGGAGGGCAGAGCCTaagcacgggggtggggggcgctgagCCCACTGTCGCGGGCACCGACCGCCCCTCGTGACCCCTCGCCCAGGCCTGGAGGTGTACCCCTCCCGCACGCAGCTGCCAGGCCTCCTGCCCCAGCCGGTCCTGGCCGGCGTGGTGGGCGGGGTCTGCTTCCTGGGCGTGGCTGTCCTCGTGAGCGTCCTGGCCGCCTGCCTGACCAACCGGCGCAGGGCAGCCCGCCGCCGCCGCAAGCGCCTCCGCCAAGGTAGGCCCCCGAGGCCACGCCCCCGCGGGCCCCGcctcccgccccagccccgccccccggaGGTGGCCACCCGCCTCCCGCGCAGGGCAGGTGCGTCCTGTCTGTCCGCACTTGTCTGTCCCCAGCGGGGAGGGTTTGCCGGCGGGTGTTGGGTGAGGCTGTGCGCCTGGGGCTCTGGAGGGCCTGAGGTTTGCCGGTGTCACCTCTGGTTCTGCCCGAACAGATGCGCCTCTTATCTTCTCCCCGCCCGGGAAGTCAGCTCCGCAGTAAgtccctccacctcctccgcttccttctgccttccctcTGCGCCCGCTGTCTTGGCCTCCTTGGTGGTGCCttggggtgggcggggaggggcggaaCAGAAGTtggaaggaggtgagggtgggagtgCAGAGGTCCCAGCCTGGGGCTGCCCACTGTTGGCTGTGCGCCTTTCTGCCACCCCTCCACCACGTGGGTCCTGGTGTCTGTTCGCTGTCCCTAGCTCTGCTGTTTACCAAACCTCTCAAGGCTGGTCCTGGGAAGGGGCCTGGGTCCCTGCCACAGAGCCGGAtcccctgtccttccccagctctgccccgGGTTCGGGCAGTCCTGACAGCGTGGCAAAGCTGAAGCTCCAGGGCTCCCCGGTTCCCAGCCTGCGCCAGAGTCTGCTCTGGGGGGAGCCCGCTggtccccccagcccccctccggATCCTCCACCTAGCCGGGGCCCCTTACCCCTGGAGCCCATTTGCCGGGGACCAGACGGCCGCTTTGTGATGGGACCCAGCGCCGGGACCCCCCAAGAAAGGTCAGGCTCTGAACGAGCTGAACCTCGGACCCCATCCCAGCACCAGGCCAGGTCCTATgactgcagcagcagcagccccagtGGGATGCCCCAGCCCCTCTGCATTGCAGACATCAGCCCTGTGGGGCCCCCTCCCGAGGCCCCGCCCAGTCCTCTGCCTGGTCCAGGACCCCTGCTTCAGTACCTGAGCCTGCCCTTCTTCCGGGAGATGAATGTGGACGGGGACTGGCCCCCTTTCGAGGAGCCCGGGC is part of the Felis catus isolate Fca126 chromosome F1, F.catus_Fca126_mat1.0, whole genome shotgun sequence genome and encodes:
- the IGSF9 gene encoding protein turtle homolog A isoform X1; the protein is MVCCLGLAVLSLVISQGADGRGKPEVGSVVGRAGDSAVLGCDLLPPAGRPPLHVIEWLRFGFLLPIFIQFGLYSPRIDPDYVGRVRLQKGASLRIEGLRAEDQGWYECRVLFLDKHSPEDDSVNGSWVHLTVNSPPQFLETPPQVLEVQELEPVTLRCVARGSPQPHVTWKLRGQDLGQGQGQVQVQNGTLWIRRVERRSSGVYTCQASSTEGSASHATQLLVLGPPVIVVPPKNSTVNASQDVSLACRAEAYPTNLTYSWFQDSVNVFHVSRLQPRVRILVDGSLRLLAAQPDDAGRYTCVPSNGLRRPPSASAYLTVLYPAQVTVMPPETPLPVGMRGVIRCPVRANPPLLFVSWTKDGQALQLDKLPGWSQGPEGSLIIALGNEDALGEYSCTPYNSLGTAGPSPVTRVLLKAPPAFLERPKEEYFQEVGRELLIPCSAQGDPPPAISWAKVGRGPQGQAQVGSNSSLILRPLTKEAHGRWECTASNAVARVAASTHVYVLGTSPHVVTNVSVVPLPKGANVSWEPGFDGGYLQRFSVWYTPLAKRPDRTHHDWVSLAVPVGAAYLLVLGLQPHIQYQFSVLAQNKLGSGPFSEIVLSAPEGLPTTPAAPSLPPTEMSPALSPPRGLVAVRTPRGVLLHWDPPELVPKTLDGYVLEGRQGSQGWEVLDRAVAGTEMQLLVPGLIKDVLYEFRLVALAGSYVSDPSNTANVSTSGLEVYPSRTQLPGLLPQPVLAGVVGGVCFLGVAVLVSVLAACLTNRRRAARRRRKRLRQDAPLIFSPPGKSAPHSAPGSGSPDSVAKLKLQGSPVPSLRQSLLWGEPAGPPSPPPDPPPSRGPLPLEPICRGPDGRFVMGPSAGTPQERSGSERAEPRTPSQHQARSYDCSSSSPSGMPQPLCIADISPVGPPPEAPPSPLPGPGPLLQYLSLPFFREMNVDGDWPPFEEPGPAPPPDYMDTRPCPTSSLLQPLDSATVSPRAALPGAVVGAGATPEPLYTALADWTLRERLLPSLLPAAPRGSLTSQSSGRGSASFLRPPSTAPSAGGSYLSPAPGDTGSWASGPERWPRREHVVTVSKRRNTSVDENYEWDSEFPGDMELLETLHLGAAGPRPRPEAEPELDVKTPEEGGLLNAARASGPEARCAVLREEFLAFRRRRDATRVRPPVYRQPVPHPEQATLL
- the IGSF9 gene encoding protein turtle homolog A isoform X2, which produces MVCCLGLAVLSLVISQGADGRGKPEVGSVVGRAGDSAVLGCDLLPPAGRPPLHVIEWLRFGFLLPIFIQFGLYSPRIDPDYVGRVRLQKGASLRIEGLRAEDQGWYECRVLFLDKHSPEDDSVNGSWVHLTVNSPPQFLETPPQVLEVQELEPVTLRCVARGSPQPHVTWKLRGQDLGQGQGQVQVQNGTLWIRRVERRSSGVYTCQASSTEGSASHATQLLVLGPPVIVVPPKNSTVNASQDVSLACRAEAYPTNLTYSWFQDSVNVFHVSRLQPRVRILVDGSLRLLAAQPDDAGRYTCVPSNGLRRPPSASAYLTVLYPAQVTVMPPETPLPVGMRGVIRCPVRANPPLLFVSWTKDGQALQLDKLPGWSQGPEGSLIIALGNEDALGEYSCTPYNSLGTAGPSPVTRVLLKAPPAFLERPKEEYFQEVGRELLIPCSAQGDPPPAISWAKVGRGPQGQAQVGSNSSLILRPLTKEAHGRWECTASNAVARVAASTHVYVLGTSPHVVTNVSVVPLPKGANVSWEPGFDGGYLQRFSVWYTPLAKRPDRTHHDWVSLAVPVGAAYLLVLGLQPHIQYQFSVLAQNKLGSGPFSEIVLSAPEAAPSLPPTEMSPALSPPRGLVAVRTPRGVLLHWDPPELVPKTLDGYVLEGRQGSQGWEVLDRAVAGTEMQLLVPGLIKDVLYEFRLVALAGSYVSDPSNTANVSTSGLEVYPSRTQLPGLLPQPVLAGVVGGVCFLGVAVLVSVLAACLTNRRRAARRRRKRLRQDAPLIFSPPGKSAPHSAPGSGSPDSVAKLKLQGSPVPSLRQSLLWGEPAGPPSPPPDPPPSRGPLPLEPICRGPDGRFVMGPSAGTPQERSGSERAEPRTPSQHQARSYDCSSSSPSGMPQPLCIADISPVGPPPEAPPSPLPGPGPLLQYLSLPFFREMNVDGDWPPFEEPGPAPPPDYMDTRPCPTSSLLQPLDSATVSPRAALPGAVVGAGATPEPLYTALADWTLRERLLPSLLPAAPRGSLTSQSSGRGSASFLRPPSTAPSAGGSYLSPAPGDTGSWASGPERWPRREHVVTVSKRRNTSVDENYEWDSEFPGDMELLETLHLGAAGPRPRPEAEPELDVKTPEEGGLLNAARASGPEARCAVLREEFLAFRRRRDATRVRPPVYRQPVPHPEQATLL
- the IGSF9 gene encoding protein turtle homolog A isoform X3; amino-acid sequence: MVCCLGLAVLSLVISQGADGRGKPEVGSVVGRAGDSAVLGCDLLPPAGRPPLHVIEWLRFGFLLPIFIQFGLYSPRIDPDYVAPPQFLETPPQVLEVQELEPVTLRCVARGSPQPHVTWKLRGQDLGQGQGQVQVQNGTLWIRRVERRSSGVYTCQASSTEGSASHATQLLVLGPPVIVVPPKNSTVNASQDVSLACRAEAYPTNLTYSWFQDSVNVFHVSRLQPRVRILVDGSLRLLAAQPDDAGRYTCVPSNGLRRPPSASAYLTVLYPAQVTVMPPETPLPVGMRGVIRCPVRANPPLLFVSWTKDGQALQLDKLPGWSQGPEGSLIIALGNEDALGEYSCTPYNSLGTAGPSPVTRVLLKAPPAFLERPKEEYFQEVGRELLIPCSAQGDPPPAISWAKVGRGPQGQAQVGSNSSLILRPLTKEAHGRWECTASNAVARVAASTHVYVLGTSPHVVTNVSVVPLPKGANVSWEPGFDGGYLQRFSVWYTPLAKRPDRTHHDWVSLAVPVGAAYLLVLGLQPHIQYQFSVLAQNKLGSGPFSEIVLSAPEGLPTTPAAPSLPPTEMSPALSPPRGLVAVRTPRGVLLHWDPPELVPKTLDGYVLEGRQGSQGWEVLDRAVAGTEMQLLVPGLIKDVLYEFRLVALAGSYVSDPSNTANVSTSGLEVYPSRTQLPGLLPQPVLAGVVGGVCFLGVAVLVSVLAACLTNRRRAARRRRKRLRQDAPLIFSPPGKSAPHSAPGSGSPDSVAKLKLQGSPVPSLRQSLLWGEPAGPPSPPPDPPPSRGPLPLEPICRGPDGRFVMGPSAGTPQERSGSERAEPRTPSQHQARSYDCSSSSPSGMPQPLCIADISPVGPPPEAPPSPLPGPGPLLQYLSLPFFREMNVDGDWPPFEEPGPAPPPDYMDTRPCPTSSLLQPLDSATVSPRAALPGAVVGAGATPEPLYTALADWTLRERLLPSLLPAAPRGSLTSQSSGRGSASFLRPPSTAPSAGGSYLSPAPGDTGSWASGPERWPRREHVVTVSKRRNTSVDENYEWDSEFPGDMELLETLHLGAAGPRPRPEAEPELDVKTPEEGGLLNAARASGPEARCAVLREEFLAFRRRRDATRVRPPVYRQPVPHPEQATLL